The Microbacterium natoriense genomic interval GCATCAAGGTCACCCCCGGCGGCACCAACGTGATCGCGGCATCCGTCGACCTGTGGATGGACGTCCGCCATCGCGACGAGCCGGCGGTCAGGCGCATCGTCGAGGAGGTGACCGCCGCGACCGAGCGGTCGGCCGCCGCAGAGGGCTGCACGGTCAAGGTGACCGAGCAGTCGTTCTCCCCCACCGTCGCGTTCGACAACGGACTCCGCGAGCGGATGCACGCGGTGCTCCCCGACGCCCCCGTGCTCGACACGGGCGCCGGGCACGACGCGGGCGTGCTCGCCGGAGTCATCCCCACCGGCATGCTCTTCGTCCGCAATCCGACCGGCGCCTCGCACACACCTGCCGAGGCCGCCAGGCCCGAGGACGTCGCGGTGGGCGTGATCGCGCTGGCCGACGTGCTCGAAACCCTGATCACCCGCTGACCCTTCGACAGGCTCAGGGGCCCACCCTCACAATCGAAAGGAGAACGACATGGACATCACCTCGCAGGTCAACACCGGCTGGATGCTCACCGCAACCGTCGCCGTCACCCTCATGCTGCCCGGTCTCGCGCTGTACTACGGCGGCCTGTCGCGCACCAAGAACATCCTGAACACCATGATGATCGTGCTCGGCGGCTTCGCCGTCACCGCGGTCCTCTGGGTCCTGTACGGCTACGGCCTCACGCTCGGCGACTCGGTCGGCGGCGTGGGACTCATCGGAGACCCGACCGGGCTGTTCGGCATCCAGTCGCTGCTGGGCGCCGAGACGCCAGAGGGAGCCGTGCCCGGCATCCTCATCGCGGTCTTCCAGCTGATCTTCGCGGGCCTCACCGTCGGCATCATCGGCGGGGCGGTCGAAGGCCGGATGAAGTTCTCCAGCTGGCTGGTCTTCGCCGGTCTCTGGGCGACGCTCGTGTACTTCCCCGTCGCGCACTGGGTTTTCGCCTTCGACTCCGCCGACGGCTCGGTCACGGGCGGCTGGATCGCGAACAGCCTGCACGCGATCGACTTCGCCGGCGGCACCGCCGTGCACATGAACGCGGGTGTCGCAGCCCTCGTGCTCGCGATCTTCCTCGGCAAGCGCCGGCACTTCCCGAACGTCGGACGACCGGGCAACCTGCCGATCGCGATCGTCGGCGGCGGGCTCCTCCTCGTCGGGTGGTACGGCTTCAACGGCGGCTCGTCGGGTGGCATCAACGAGAGTGCGGGCGTCGCGGTCACCAACACCCTCGTCGCCGCCTGCGCCGGTCTTCTCGGCTGGCTCGTCGTCGAGCGGATCGTGCGGAAGGCGGCGACCTCGCTCGGTGCGATCTCCGGCGTGCTCGGCGGCCTCGTCGGAATCACCCCGGCCGCGAACTCCGTGTCTCCGATCGGTGCGATCATCATCGGCCTGCTCTCGGGAGTCGTCGCGTTCGCGACGCTCGGCCTGAAGGAGCGCTTCGGCTACGACGATGCACTCGACGCCGTCGCGATCCACATGTTCCCCGGCATCTTCGGCACCCTCGCGATCGGCTTCCTCGCCGACCCGGCTTCTCCGGCAGGGGCGCAGGGCATCTTCTTCGGCGGAGATGCGAGCCTGCTCGGCACACAGGCGATCG includes:
- a CDS encoding ammonium transporter, with translation MDITSQVNTGWMLTATVAVTLMLPGLALYYGGLSRTKNILNTMMIVLGGFAVTAVLWVLYGYGLTLGDSVGGVGLIGDPTGLFGIQSLLGAETPEGAVPGILIAVFQLIFAGLTVGIIGGAVEGRMKFSSWLVFAGLWATLVYFPVAHWVFAFDSADGSVTGGWIANSLHAIDFAGGTAVHMNAGVAALVLAIFLGKRRHFPNVGRPGNLPIAIVGGGLLLVGWYGFNGGSSGGINESAGVAVTNTLVAACAGLLGWLVVERIVRKAATSLGAISGVLGGLVGITPAANSVSPIGAIIIGLLSGVVAFATLGLKERFGYDDALDAVAIHMFPGIFGTLAIGFLADPASPAGAQGIFFGGDASLLGTQAIAIVAVFAYTAVVTALISWVLSKTIGLRVGDGIEIMGLDTTLHAETAYDLDDVRS